Below is a genomic region from Rhodohalobacter sp. 614A.
AACAACACAGGTTCCGTTTTCCATACTTTCCTGTAGCGGGTTCTCAACTTCTTTGCCATTGATTGTATACGTGGTGGTCTGCTCTCCGCTTTCGTCCAAAGATTGCGAGGTTTGGGTTCCAAATGAGTCCGCTCCGGACAGATCCCGATAATAGCTTGCAACAGATTTTCTGGCTGCTTCGGAGAAAGTACACGTCATTAAAAACCCGTTCGGCATACTCTCCGTAAGTGTACACTCCGCATCACTGGTTTTTGTGATGTTCCTTTCGAGAGTATCTCCGGTAAAAGGATGCTCAAATTCCTGGGTAAAGGCGGAACACGTTTCAAGATTATCCGCAAGCTCTATGAGCTTTTCCTGTTGATTTTGTGCGAACAAGGTGGCGGGTAGAAATAGTAGGAAAAGGAAGGTTATTTTCATTTTAGATTTTTCTTATGGGGTTTTATCACAAATAATGGCTTGGTGTATAATGAGCGCAAGTATTGGCATTTCTCAGAAGTAATAAAATTAATTTCTTATAAATGAATTTTGATCATACCCTGTCTGTGGCCGATGTAAAACACCTCATTATTTTTACGTTATTTTCTTGCTTCCCAATAGCCCGGTTTTCGTTTTATATGCTTGACAGCAGTAATCGTGATTATATTTTCAGAAATGTCATAAATAATTTCATAGGGAAATCAATCAAGTAAAATTCTTCGATCTTGTTCAGTTAATAAAGATCCAGATTGAGGATGCGCCAATGCCTGAGCGATAGCTTCTTCTATTTCATCAAGAAATTCAGCACCAAGACCGATAGATTTTTCTTCGTAATATTGAATGGAACTCGTTAACTCTTTTGCTGCTTCAGGATGATATTGAAACTTCATTTTTTAAGAAGTTCTCGAGCAGCTTTATGTACCTCTTGTCCAGAAATTGGAGTTACTTTACCCGATTTGATTTCAGCTTTTCTCAGTTTGATTTCATCAAGCCAGGCTTCCTCAACATCTTCATCAATTTGTTGATCAAGGCTGTTAATAAGCTTTTTTGCTAATTCAGCGCGATGTTTTTCGTCTAATTCGAGAGCTGAATGCTGGATTTTTTTATAATCTGTAATCATAGCTTTGGGGTTATTTCTTTCTCCAATCTATCGAAAAACGGACAATTCTGACAATTATTTATTCAGTGGAAGAGTGGTAATAACATATGATTAATCTCCTGAATATGGTTGTATAATATTTT
It encodes:
- a CDS encoding type II toxin-antitoxin system RelE/ParE family toxin, whose protein sequence is MKFQYHPEAAKELTSSIQYYEEKSIGLGAEFLDEIEEAIAQALAHPQSGSLLTEQDRRILLD
- a CDS encoding addiction module protein, producing the protein MITDYKKIQHSALELDEKHRAELAKKLINSLDQQIDEDVEEAWLDEIKLRKAEIKSGKVTPISGQEVHKAARELLKK